The following are from one region of the Arachis duranensis cultivar V14167 chromosome 10, aradu.V14167.gnm2.J7QH, whole genome shotgun sequence genome:
- the LOC127743052 gene encoding cytochrome P450 94C1-like — protein sequence MRRFSFDIIYKFSFEMDPECFIPSFLESKLANSFDLASKLSVQRAMSPLPLIWKLKQLLNIGSEKKLKEAIRLVDNVVMEMIRQRRREMAATTMGLNKSDLLSRFMGSIEDDNYSVILLVLCEIRWKLEENNVVSE from the exons ATGAGAAGATTCTCTTTCGACATCATATAcaaattctcatttgaaatGGACCCTGagtgcttcattccttctttCCTGGAGTCCAAGTTGGCAAACAGTTTTGATCTTGCATCCAAGCTATCAGTACAACGAGCAATGTCGCCGTTGCCGCTCATATGGAAACTGAAGCAATTACTAAACATTGGTTCGgagaagaagctgaaggaaGCGATCAGATTGGTGGACAATGTGGTCATGGAGATGATAAGGCAAAGGAGGAGGGAGATGGCGGCGACGACGATGGGTCTTAACAAATCAGACTTGCTGTCTAGATTCATGGGATCTATCGAAGACGACAA TTATAGTGTTATACTGTTAGTGTTATGCGAGATACGATGGAAATTGGAGGAAAACAATGTTGTTTCCGAATAG